AGCAGCCCATGTTGCTGAAATAAAACAACTTATCGAAAGTCAAAACTTTGTTTTTGAGGCCAATTACGTAAATCCCGCGAGGGGTGCCGGCAGGGCACTAACGTCATCTGATTACGATTTAACAATCACTAAAGATACGATTATTGCCTACCTTCCCTATTTTGGCCGTGCTTATGTAGCACCTCCCTATGGCTCAACCGAGGGCGGTATCAAATTTACAAATACTCACTTCACTTATGCATTAAAGGCCCGCAAAAAAGATGGCTGGAACATCACCATCAAGCCCACCAACAAAAACATAAGTGATTCCCGCGATGTGCAATCTATGTATCTAACTGTTAGTTCGGATGGTTATGCGTCACTCCAGGTAATCAGCACCAACCGCGATGCCATATCATTTAACGGAATGATTCAGAAAAGACCAGCTAAGAAATGAGGTAAAAGATGAAAGGGTAATGCGAAAGGTAGAAATTTTCCTGATAACCTAATGACTATCTAATAATCCTGCGTTGTCCTTCAGTTCTACACCGGATAGTTTCCGTTTAAAGGCCTCGCTGATCAGGTATAAGATCTTTTTGGCCGCTTTTTTATAGGTAAGTCCCTTGGGGCGGATGTTTGAAACGCAATTTCGGGATTCGTCTGTTAGCCCTGGTTTAGGGGCGTAAGTGAGATACGCTCCTACGCTATCTGCCGAGCTTAATCCAGGCCGTTCGCCAATAAGTACAAGAGATAGTTGCGCTTTAAGATTATAGCCAATATCATCGCCGATGGCTACCCTGCCCTGCTCAACCAGGCTTATTGGCGCAAACTTAAAACCCGCCGCCAATAATAACGGAATAAGTTCTTTTAGCAGTCCAAATGTATTTTCATTTACGGCTGTTGCCGAAAGTCCGTCGGCTACAATGATGGCGATATCGGTTTGGATAAAATAATCTTCTAACAGGCTTAATGACGCTTCATTAAGTTTACGGCCAAAATCCGGGCGCTGCAGGTATTGGCGGCGGTGGGTTACCCGGCTGTGCAGCTGCAGAATGGGTAAATCAAACCGTTTAAATACATCTGTTAAGTGATTGATATCCAACTCCGAATAAACCGCATCGCGGGCGTGGGCATGTGCCAGTTTAAAATCAAGAGATTGTTTCAGCGGGATACTTGTACCCACACGCCCAATAGCTATGCGGGCAGTAGTAAACTCCTGCAAGGCCTTTAAGGGTTCTATCTCGTGGGGGATGTTTCTTTTCATGTTTTTATATCAAAGAAAACGGCAGGTTTTTGGATTATCCTTGACCCTGCCCTTTTACCTTTCAGCTTTATCCTTTCACCTTATATTAAACCATAGCTCCTAACAACCCGTGCGTCGGATCGATAGGTATCATATTACCTTTACTATCGGTAATTCCTTGCCTTATTAACCATTGTTCAAATTCAGGTGATGGTTTTAAATTAAGTACTTTGCGCAAATATAGGGCGTCATGAAATGATGTAGATTGGTAATTAAGCATAATATCATCGGCACCCGGTATGCCCATAACAAAGTTACAACCCGCCACGCCCAACAGGGTTAGCAGGTTATCCATATCATCCTGGTCGGCTTCGGCATGGTTGGTATAGCAAACATCGCAACCCATGGGCAAACCGAGCAGCTTACCACAAAAATGGTCTTCCAATGCAGCCCGGATGATCTGCTTGCCATCATATAAATATTCAGGCCCGATAAAGCCAACAACGGTATTCACCAACAGGGGTTTAAACTTTCGTGCCACAGCATATGCCCTTACCTCGCAGGTTTGCTGGTCGACGCCAAAATTGGAATTGGCAGATAGGGCGCTCCCCTGTCCTGTTTCAAAATACATGACATTATTGCCCACCGTGCCACGGTTAAGAGATAACGTTGCCTGGTAAGCTTCTTCAATTAAGTTAAGGCTGATACCAAAACTTGTATTCGCTTTTTCGGTACCGGCTATTGATTGAAAGCAAAGATCGACTGGTGCGCCTTCATTAATCAGTTGTAAAGTGGTAGTAATATGGCTTAA
The genomic region above belongs to Mucilaginibacter sp. KACC 22773 and contains:
- a CDS encoding DUF4251 domain-containing protein, with amino-acid sequence MKLLNRISVVAAFIFIGINMADAQTRQEKKAAHVAEIKQLIESQNFVFEANYVNPARGAGRALTSSDYDLTITKDTIIAYLPYFGRAYVAPPYGSTEGGIKFTNTHFTYALKARKKDGWNITIKPTNKNISDSRDVQSMYLTVSSDGYASLQVISTNRDAISFNGMIQKRPAKK
- the eutC gene encoding ethanolamine ammonia-lyase subunit EutC, translated to MKRNIPHEIEPLKALQEFTTARIAIGRVGTSIPLKQSLDFKLAHAHARDAVYSELDINHLTDVFKRFDLPILQLHSRVTHRRQYLQRPDFGRKLNEASLSLLEDYFIQTDIAIIVADGLSATAVNENTFGLLKELIPLLLAAGFKFAPISLVEQGRVAIGDDIGYNLKAQLSLVLIGERPGLSSADSVGAYLTYAPKPGLTDESRNCVSNIRPKGLTYKKAAKKILYLISEAFKRKLSGVELKDNAGLLDSH
- a CDS encoding ethanolamine ammonia-lyase subunit EutB, giving the protein MKTLLGKASPYRSGDELAGVCAGSYEERVAAQITLADVPLKTFLNEVVVPYEDDEVTRLIVDSQDVKSFSQISHLTVGELRDWLLSDETDTQTLTDIADGLTPEMVAAVSKLMRNQDLIAVAKKCRVVTRFRNTIGLSGHFSTRLQPNHPTDDPRGVAASIIDGLLHGSGDATIGINPATDSPAAVSSLLRLMDNVRQQFNIPTQTCVLSHITTTLQLINEGAPVDLCFQSIAGTEKANTSFGISLNLIEEAYQATLSLNRGTVGNNVMYFETGQGSALSANSNFGVDQQTCEVRAYAVARKFKPLLVNTVVGFIGPEYLYDGKQIIRAALEDHFCGKLLGLPMGCDVCYTNHAEADQDDMDNLLTLLGVAGCNFVMGIPGADDIMLNYQSTSFHDALYLRKVLNLKPSPEFEQWLIRQGITDSKGNMIPIDPTHGLLGAMV